The Streptomyces phaeolivaceus genome has a window encoding:
- a CDS encoding DUF4913 domain-containing protein — MSDLAADNADEPIRIPDHDLDDLAASLERLLKKTEAQGRMLERLKSESSDTHPAPADTEDGSPEQGDDELQSEPDSPQEASGDVGKPASVFIMALGNDAYGIELDALAGWVNHLLLPVYGREITTSRPWCHQWHGHPEAVARLHALWLAWQQFTDAEAGLAGPSIWHRDHLDPAWLQLRAPDGPFAACTTNPNRPHHRLLPTPAPESAELELAA, encoded by the coding sequence ATGAGCGACCTCGCAGCCGACAACGCCGACGAGCCCATACGCATACCCGACCACGATCTCGACGACCTCGCCGCATCCCTCGAACGGCTACTCAAGAAAACGGAAGCCCAGGGCCGGATGCTGGAGCGGCTCAAGAGTGAGAGCTCCGATACCCACCCCGCTCCCGCTGATACGGAAGACGGCAGTCCTGAGCAGGGGGACGACGAACTCCAGAGCGAGCCGGACTCGCCGCAGGAGGCGTCAGGCGACGTGGGGAAACCCGCCTCGGTGTTCATCATGGCGCTGGGCAACGACGCGTACGGCATCGAACTCGACGCCCTGGCCGGCTGGGTCAACCACCTGCTGCTGCCCGTCTACGGGCGGGAGATCACCACTAGCCGCCCGTGGTGCCACCAGTGGCACGGCCACCCCGAAGCCGTCGCCCGGCTCCACGCCCTATGGCTCGCCTGGCAGCAGTTCACCGACGCCGAGGCCGGACTCGCCGGCCCCTCCATCTGGCACCGCGACCACCTCGATCCCGCCTGGCTGCAACTGCGCGCTCCGGACGGGCCGTTCGCCGCCTGCACCACCAACCCCAACCGGCCCCACCACCGGCTCCTCCCCACCCCCGCGCCCGAATCGGCCGAACTGGAACTGGCGGCATGA
- a CDS encoding MFS transporter, producing MPRPTTTSGLPSGWLTRCYLLRAADGVAGTTVMYAVPLIILTTTGSVALTGLAFLLEWLPRLLTMVGAGPLVDRHRPERVFAYVCALRTLAAVATGIALLLGDGNAASPVVMGFGVLSGMLTEVSFLTMESLGAHASRHAAARAHGVQTVLVGIDQSALLAGPLLGGVLLLAGPTVLLTVLAALSLLAAVGARGLPATLRAAGSLPKRSSTPWAGLATGCRVIAARPALAWLVASMTTCGLISGVLHVSAPITLTTRFEVSTATAGTVWSTATVPSLLAIAAAHKAIDRYGLWATGLAGAASLSVAALTAALAPSALLYGVALAVLLCGEGVLSVVLRTARARLIPPAVFASTLAVTLLAILAPFPLAGAIIAVLPPDQIPRLVLTCVLLQVAVTALGFRGLWHHRSAYADANTFPSPTRSAETPLRDAA from the coding sequence ATGCCCCGCCCCACCACCACGTCCGGACTGCCCTCGGGCTGGCTGACCCGCTGCTACCTGCTTCGGGCCGCCGACGGCGTGGCCGGCACCACCGTCATGTACGCCGTGCCCCTGATCATCCTCACCACCACCGGCTCGGTGGCCCTGACGGGTCTGGCGTTCTTGCTGGAATGGCTGCCCCGGTTGCTGACCATGGTCGGCGCCGGACCGCTCGTCGACCGGCACCGCCCGGAACGGGTATTCGCGTACGTCTGCGCCCTGCGCACCTTGGCGGCCGTGGCCACCGGCATCGCCCTGCTCCTGGGGGACGGCAACGCGGCGAGCCCAGTCGTGATGGGGTTCGGCGTACTGTCCGGCATGCTGACCGAGGTCTCGTTCCTCACCATGGAGTCGCTCGGCGCGCATGCCAGCCGACACGCCGCCGCCCGCGCACATGGGGTTCAGACAGTGCTGGTCGGCATCGACCAGTCCGCTCTGCTGGCCGGACCCCTCCTCGGCGGTGTCCTGTTGCTCGCCGGCCCCACGGTCCTGCTCACTGTGCTCGCCGCGCTGTCCCTGCTCGCCGCCGTCGGCGCCCGTGGCCTGCCAGCCACTCTGCGGGCGGCAGGCAGCCTGCCGAAGCGGTCGTCCACACCCTGGGCCGGACTGGCTACTGGCTGCCGAGTGATCGCTGCCCGGCCCGCCCTGGCCTGGCTGGTGGCATCCATGACCACCTGCGGCTTGATCTCCGGCGTGCTGCACGTCAGCGCTCCGATCACGCTCACCACCCGCTTCGAGGTCTCCACAGCGACTGCGGGCACCGTGTGGAGCACCGCCACCGTCCCGTCGCTGCTCGCGATCGCCGCGGCCCACAAGGCCATCGACCGATACGGCCTGTGGGCCACCGGCCTTGCCGGTGCCGCTTCTCTATCGGTCGCGGCGCTCACCGCCGCCCTGGCCCCTTCCGCGCTGCTCTACGGCGTCGCGCTGGCGGTACTGCTGTGTGGCGAGGGTGTGCTGAGCGTGGTGCTGCGCACCGCCCGCGCTCGGCTCATCCCGCCTGCTGTGTTCGCCTCCACCTTGGCCGTCACCCTGCTGGCGATCCTCGCCCCGTTCCCGCTCGCCGGAGCCATCATCGCGGTCCTGCCACCGGACCAGATCCCGAGGTTGGTGCTGACCTGCGTTCTGCTGCAGGTCGCGGTGACCGCCCTCGGATTCCGCGGACTGTGGCACCACCGCTCCGCCTACGCTGATGCCAACACCTTTCCGAGCCCTACCCGGTCCGCGGAGACGCCGCTCCGCGACGCAGCCTGA
- a CDS encoding DUF317 domain-containing protein, with product MTSTPHQLPAEDDDLLVGPVYLAGPGNPALVTGHLRAAPGWAESQTPYGRVFSSPCLRAQIAELPSSRYGGWKISWSREPLAVPAWIATFTRNTPAEIVSAFTTTLMRGVDDDHKDFLPGGPHYTPIAPGDVLIARGWKDEANALYQYQYSPDRHAYLSLRKYDTDFHDELEGCVSAERSMYACVNAANGPRWYADFTSDTPLHLITAAADALSSPAPVARNRRELPERNLPYLTSRPAASSRVTAARARTTARLLVAGSSAAPAAAAATHPGVANPRRSRR from the coding sequence ATGACCTCCACGCCTCACCAGCTGCCCGCCGAAGACGACGACCTCCTCGTCGGCCCCGTCTACCTCGCCGGCCCCGGGAACCCGGCCCTGGTCACCGGCCACCTGCGGGCCGCGCCTGGGTGGGCCGAGAGCCAAACCCCCTACGGCCGGGTGTTCTCCAGCCCCTGCCTTCGCGCGCAGATCGCCGAGCTGCCTTCGTCCCGTTACGGCGGCTGGAAGATCTCCTGGTCACGCGAGCCTCTCGCCGTCCCGGCATGGATCGCGACCTTCACGCGCAACACTCCTGCCGAAATCGTCTCCGCTTTCACCACGACCCTCATGCGCGGAGTGGACGACGACCACAAGGATTTCCTCCCCGGCGGCCCTCACTACACCCCCATCGCACCCGGCGACGTCCTTATCGCCCGCGGTTGGAAGGACGAGGCCAACGCCCTCTACCAGTACCAGTACTCACCAGACCGCCACGCCTACCTCAGCCTCCGCAAGTACGACACCGACTTCCACGACGAGTTGGAAGGCTGCGTCTCCGCCGAACGATCCATGTACGCCTGCGTCAACGCCGCCAATGGGCCTCGCTGGTATGCGGACTTCACCTCTGACACCCCGCTGCACTTGATCACCGCCGCAGCCGACGCCCTCTCCAGCCCGGCACCGGTCGCCCGCAACCGACGCGAACTGCCCGAGCGCAACCTCCCGTACCTCACCAGCCGGCCCGCCGCGTCCTCACGCGTCACTGCCGCACGTGCCCGCACGACTGCTCGTCTCCTGGTCGCAGGCTCATCGGCGGCACCAGCCGCAGCGGCAGCGACACATCCGGGTGTCGCCAATCCTCGGCGCTCTCGCCGCTGA
- a CDS encoding DUF317 domain-containing protein, whose product MSRLPTVGQLIHQLQTLDPDRPALLAINPDWPFAHVIGRIVEGEGDSGPTVYIAENGQHGYLPRSVGDTLGWHEENWDPGLHPAAGGDDQEPWYLDGQDAAYVVTELLHHRPGWTAYDTDVEGVYTAPGNHLTVRCADSGWSFEARRTPGGEEVWHADFDAAVPATAIKAFATALLGPDPTV is encoded by the coding sequence ATGTCCCGGCTGCCGACCGTCGGCCAGCTCATCCACCAGCTCCAGACTCTCGACCCCGACCGCCCGGCACTCCTCGCGATCAATCCCGATTGGCCATTCGCCCATGTCATCGGCCGAATCGTCGAAGGCGAGGGCGACAGTGGCCCGACCGTGTACATCGCCGAGAACGGACAGCACGGCTACCTCCCGCGATCCGTCGGCGACACCTTGGGGTGGCACGAGGAAAACTGGGACCCCGGCCTCCATCCCGCCGCCGGTGGTGACGACCAGGAGCCGTGGTACCTCGACGGGCAGGACGCCGCGTACGTCGTGACCGAGCTCCTCCACCACCGCCCAGGCTGGACCGCGTACGACACTGATGTCGAGGGCGTATACACCGCCCCCGGCAACCATCTGACGGTCCGCTGCGCCGACAGCGGCTGGTCCTTCGAAGCCCGCCGTACCCCCGGCGGCGAGGAGGTCTGGCACGCCGACTTCGACGCCGCCGTCCCGGCCACCGCCATCAAGGCGTTCGCCACGGCGCTCCTCGGCCCGGATCCCACTGTCTGA
- a CDS encoding glycosyl hydrolase produces the protein MSTSHTPNFLLDGLTPADEPSAKAESDIALWDDLFSSLTEHHTPDGKQSFLVIHDGSATWGIPGAPQLIALHITRDLTARTFRIEQADHPTMPFAQLWLVSRGCPPDAIQLPEDQHIEPADALTIRIEDQIRHSGTRYEIKDHYTHDSVPYETWVMVRDSDPSAADLPVRIFLEETDFDAFTYTVREGAFRDGTSANQWLFDRDTPLPEPPEHLVSADRRTRAALARSTTGQSATAASVHAPAAGSAPSPGAPSHRRGGRS, from the coding sequence ATGAGCACGTCCCACACCCCCAACTTCCTTCTCGACGGCCTCACTCCGGCCGACGAGCCCTCTGCCAAGGCCGAAAGCGATATCGCGCTGTGGGACGACCTCTTCAGCTCATTGACTGAGCACCACACGCCCGACGGGAAGCAGAGCTTCCTCGTCATCCACGACGGCTCAGCCACCTGGGGCATCCCCGGTGCACCCCAGCTCATAGCCCTGCACATCACCCGCGACCTCACCGCCCGCACCTTCCGGATCGAGCAAGCCGACCACCCCACCATGCCGTTCGCCCAGCTGTGGCTGGTAAGCCGCGGCTGCCCGCCGGACGCCATCCAGCTCCCGGAAGACCAACACATCGAGCCCGCCGATGCCCTCACCATCCGCATCGAGGACCAGATCCGCCACTCGGGCACCCGGTACGAGATCAAAGACCACTACACCCACGACTCCGTCCCATACGAGACATGGGTCATGGTCCGCGACAGCGACCCCAGCGCCGCCGACCTGCCGGTGAGGATCTTCCTGGAAGAGACGGACTTCGACGCCTTCACGTACACCGTGCGCGAGGGCGCCTTCCGCGACGGCACCAGCGCCAACCAGTGGCTGTTCGACCGCGACACCCCGCTGCCCGAGCCACCCGAGCACCTGGTCTCGGCCGACCGACGCACTCGGGCTGCGCTTGCCCGCTCCACCACAGGCCAGTCGGCGACCGCGGCCTCCGTGCACGCGCCTGCTGCTGGTTCGGCACCGTCGCCCGGTGCTCCGTCGCACCGTCGAGGGGGCCGCTCGTGA
- a CDS encoding DUF317 domain-containing protein, protein MLTPEDDAYWREYHVTPRYLAGSLGVDEDPSLRPFVNLNWSHHQVDDDLGKTVFVSPDGRLRIGFFGDDYILWNVAAYEDPFGPRRWAATFNQNTPPEIVAAFTTALAHDYEEGNDHFLARPAVRWDEQTQPLTEAGWARDPSAKTGTVEIIAPDKLAGIFLDIRCQDPEDEQCLLWSGPPGWGTRAEATFTTHTPAHLIAATAAAMADPAPLVRYERSIPQELRDLVQLTPVEPPPPPKPTPLDVRRTAVSLAVERAFRSSPTDPRAVAALARTTLPSPTRSAGSPAPQASPPGAHLSPTRPGPRR, encoded by the coding sequence ATGCTGACCCCCGAGGACGACGCCTACTGGCGGGAGTACCACGTCACGCCCCGGTACCTCGCCGGATCGCTCGGCGTCGACGAAGATCCCAGCCTGCGGCCGTTCGTCAACCTGAACTGGTCGCACCACCAGGTCGACGACGACCTGGGCAAGACCGTCTTCGTCTCCCCTGACGGGCGTCTGCGGATCGGGTTCTTCGGCGACGACTACATCCTGTGGAACGTCGCCGCCTACGAAGATCCCTTCGGCCCGCGTCGCTGGGCCGCGACCTTCAACCAGAACACGCCGCCGGAGATCGTCGCTGCCTTCACCACGGCCCTGGCCCACGACTACGAAGAAGGCAATGACCACTTCCTGGCACGCCCCGCGGTGCGCTGGGACGAGCAGACGCAGCCCCTGACCGAGGCGGGCTGGGCCCGAGATCCGAGCGCTAAGACCGGCACCGTAGAGATCATCGCCCCGGACAAGCTGGCCGGCATCTTCCTCGACATCCGCTGTCAGGACCCCGAGGACGAGCAATGCCTGCTGTGGTCCGGCCCTCCAGGCTGGGGAACCCGCGCGGAGGCCACCTTCACCACCCACACCCCGGCCCACCTCATCGCCGCCACCGCCGCCGCCATGGCCGATCCCGCGCCCCTGGTCCGCTACGAGCGCAGCATCCCTCAAGAGCTCCGCGACCTCGTCCAACTCACCCCGGTCGAACCACCGCCTCCCCCAAAACCCACACCACTCGACGTACGCCGCACCGCCGTCTCGTTGGCCGTCGAACGCGCCTTCCGCAGTTCGCCAACCGACCCTCGGGCCGTGGCCGCCCTGGCCCGCACGACGTTGCCGAGCCCAACGCGTTCGGCTGGCTCTCCAGCGCCACAAGCCTCACCGCCTGGCGCTCACCTCAGCCCAACTCGACCTGGCCCGCGCCGGTAG
- a CDS encoding DUF317 domain-containing protein, which yields MLHAPTAHAPTSLNPAEWPLYRVAPRYLAGPGEDSAGTIIQTLTDAGWTDATWMDNTRVFDPSQRLALEFLPEAQPVPRLEGQRVLWRLWARRDAASPLAWTALFTDETPEEVLLPVIGALAAAPDTALEQSLRCPARTEADDAAVVAPLAAAGWSPEPTEQPRTYHAPRLQARFTHQVPGYDGHSDHAPARWLATARLDDDAPAQWAASFDDTTPTGILAAFTTALADPNPVDRYELPRGAEAYLILTPA from the coding sequence GTGCTCCACGCCCCGACCGCGCACGCACCCACCAGCCTCAACCCTGCCGAATGGCCGCTGTACCGCGTCGCCCCGCGCTACCTCGCCGGTCCCGGCGAAGACAGCGCGGGCACCATCATCCAGACCCTGACCGACGCCGGTTGGACCGACGCAACGTGGATGGACAACACCCGCGTGTTCGATCCGAGCCAGCGCCTGGCCCTCGAATTCCTCCCCGAGGCGCAGCCCGTACCGCGCCTCGAAGGCCAGCGCGTGCTCTGGCGGCTGTGGGCCCGCCGCGACGCCGCCAGCCCTCTGGCCTGGACCGCACTGTTCACCGACGAAACGCCCGAGGAGGTCCTCCTGCCGGTGATCGGCGCACTGGCTGCCGCCCCGGACACGGCCCTTGAGCAGTCGCTGCGATGCCCCGCTCGGACCGAAGCCGATGACGCGGCGGTCGTCGCCCCTCTCGCCGCTGCCGGATGGTCTCCTGAACCGACCGAGCAGCCCCGTACCTATCACGCGCCGCGACTTCAGGCCCGCTTCACCCACCAAGTACCTGGCTACGACGGTCACTCGGACCACGCGCCCGCCCGCTGGCTGGCCACCGCCCGTCTCGACGACGACGCCCCGGCGCAGTGGGCGGCCTCCTTCGACGACACCACACCGACCGGCATCCTCGCCGCCTTCACCACCGCGCTCGCCGACCCGAACCCGGTCGACCGCTACGAACTGCCCCGAGGCGCCGAGGCGTATCTCATCCTCACCCCCGCCTGA
- a CDS encoding winged helix-turn-helix transcriptional regulator — MTFWPTDADPGHLEQTLARLSPRWTTWTLLTLQRHDHLRLSELGRALPWISGTALSQQMPRLQHHGLVDRTGRGQYQVTDTARQLAPVYQALSAWESTRFPTDQPTAKAERIETALARLRPRDTTTVLHFLAQHPRTSFTELQQRIGRPGSAYARLQRMQTDALLTRTGHGQYELTETGAALGPVYEALNTWSANRTTAAAPVHITAPIVQETVSARATAALRRTTTAAQGLFSHAPTPESAVPAAWTSASRPLRTR, encoded by the coding sequence ATGACGTTCTGGCCGACCGACGCCGACCCCGGCCACCTGGAGCAGACCCTCGCCCGTCTTTCCCCGCGCTGGACCACCTGGACGTTGCTCACTCTCCAGCGCCACGATCACCTGCGCCTGTCCGAGCTGGGACGCGCTCTCCCATGGATATCGGGCACGGCACTGAGTCAGCAGATGCCCCGCCTGCAGCATCACGGCCTCGTCGACCGGACCGGGCGCGGCCAGTACCAGGTCACCGACACCGCCCGGCAGTTGGCGCCGGTCTACCAAGCCCTCAGCGCCTGGGAGAGCACCCGCTTCCCCACGGACCAGCCGACCGCCAAGGCCGAGCGGATCGAGACCGCCCTCGCCCGGCTCCGTCCACGGGACACCACCACCGTGCTGCACTTCCTGGCCCAGCACCCGAGGACATCGTTCACCGAGTTGCAGCAACGCATTGGCCGCCCCGGGTCGGCCTACGCCCGCCTCCAGCGGATGCAGACCGACGCACTCCTGACCCGCACGGGGCACGGCCAGTACGAGCTGACCGAGACCGGTGCCGCTCTCGGACCCGTTTACGAGGCACTGAACACCTGGTCTGCCAACCGCACCACCGCCGCGGCTCCGGTGCACATCACCGCCCCGATCGTTCAGGAGACGGTCAGCGCCCGTGCCACAGCAGCCCTTCGCCGTACGACGACTGCTGCCCAGGGGCTGTTCTCTCACGCTCCGACACCCGAATCGGCCGTCCCCGCTGCGTGGACCAGCGCCTCCCGCCCCCTGCGCACCCGGTGA